One window of Thermocoleostomius sinensis A174 genomic DNA carries:
- a CDS encoding tetratricopeptide repeat protein, producing MGNYAEALDSFDRAIALQPNDTAAWVFRAVMLIHLEQYSEALESCDRAIAISPDYSEAWTFRGVALHRLGRYQEAYASYDRAVGQDYLSPKARIRRWLKQQFESLRQAWVNR from the coding sequence TTGGGCAACTATGCTGAGGCACTGGACAGTTTCGATCGTGCGATCGCCTTACAGCCAAATGATACGGCAGCCTGGGTGTTTCGGGCAGTCATGCTAATTCACCTAGAGCAGTATTCAGAAGCCTTGGAAAGCTGCGATCGAGCGATTGCAATTAGCCCAGACTATTCAGAAGCCTGGACGTTTCGGGGGGTTGCTCTGCACCGCTTGGGGCGCTATCAAGAAGCTTATGCCAGTTACGATCGCGCGGTGGGTCAGGACTATCTGTCTCCAAAAGCTAGAATCAGACGCTGGCTTAAGCAGCAATTTGAGTCGCTCCGGCAAGCATGGGTTAATAGATAG